A window of the Henckelia pumila isolate YLH828 chromosome 3, ASM3356847v2, whole genome shotgun sequence genome harbors these coding sequences:
- the LOC140887192 gene encoding bifunctional purple acid phosphatase 26 — MMTMYKNKGLGSMVVPLLLSTFVLYSCISSASASLTSAFVRNEWPSVDIPLDNEVFAVPKGYNAPQQVHITQGDYDGKAVIISWVTADEPGSNTVRYGLSEGKYEFTADGTFQNYTFYNYKSGYIHQCLVDGLQYSTKYYYEIGSGGSSRRFWFQTPPAIDPDVSYKFGIIGDLGQTYNSLSTIEHCGQTDAQAILFVGDLSYADRYDHNDVGIRWDSWGRFVEHSAAYRPWIWSAGNHEIEYFPHLREVIPFRNYLHRYRTPYVASESSSPLWYAVRRGSAHIIVLSSYSPFVKYTPQWRWLAQELKNVDREKTPWLIVLMHSPIYNSNDAHFMEGESMRVVFESWFCHYKVDVVFAGHVHAYERSYRISNIQYNVSSGASYPVPDKSAPVYITVGDGGNQEGLASRFRDPQPDYSAFREASYGHSTLEIRNRTHALYHWNRNDDGKRVPTDSFVLHNQYWGDNHRRRKLKKNYLHSIISKMAHSQ, encoded by the exons ATGATGACTATGTACAAAAACAAGGGATTGGGCTCGATGGTGGTGCCTCTTCTGCTTTCGACTTTTGTTCTCTACAGCTGCATAAGCAGTGCCAGTGCTAGTTTGACTAGTGCCTTTGTTCGTAATGAGTGGCCATCAGTTGATATTCCTTTGGACAATGAAGTTTTTGCAGTGCCTAAAGGTTACAATGCTCCACAGCAA GTGCACATTACACAAGGTGATTATGATGGAAAGGCTGTCATAATCTCATGGGTGACAGCTGATGAACCAGGGTCCAACACAGTTCGATATGGATTATCAGAGGGAAAATATGAGTTCACAGCAGATGGAACATTTCAAAACTATAccttttataattataaatctGGATATATTCATCAGTGCCTAGTTGATGGTCTTCAG TACTCTACGAAGTATTACTATGAGATTGGGAGCGGTGGTTCTTCCAGAAGGTTTTGGTTCCAAACACCTCCAGCAATTGATCCAGATGTTTCTTACAAATTTGGAATTATTG GGGATCTTGGTCAAACATATAATTCCCTTTCAACAATTGAGCATTGTGGGCAGACTGATGCACAGGCTATCTTATTTGTTGGCGATCTTTCTTATGCTGATAGATATGATCATAATGATGTTGGTATCCGCTGGGATTCATGGGGTCGTTTTGTTGAGCATAGTGCTGCTTATCGTCCGTGGATCTGGTCGGCTGGAAACCATGAGATAGAGTACTTTCCACATTTG CGGGAAGTAATTCCGTTTAGAAATTATCTTCATAGATACCGCACTCCTTATGTTGCTAGTGAGAGCAGTAGCCCACTTTGGTATGCCGTGAGACGGGGGTCTGCTCACATTATTGTCCTGTCTAGCTACTCTCCATTTG TTAAATATACTCCTCAGTGGAGGTGGCTTGctcaagagttgaaaaatgtagACAGGGAGAAGACTCCTTGGCTTATTGTCCTGATGCATTCTCCAATTTACAATAGCAATGATGCTCATTTCATGGAGGGGGAAAGCATGAGAGTTGTTTTTGAGAGCTGGTTTTGCCACTATAAAGTTGATGTTGTTTTTGCTGGTCATGTCCATGCCTATGAAAGATCG TACCGAATCTCAAACATACAATACAATGTATCATCTGGAGCTTCCTACCCTGTACCAGATAAGTCGGCTCCCGTTTACATTACTGTTGGAGATGGAGGAAATCAGGAAGGTCTAGCTTCAAG ATTTAGAGATCCACAACCAGATTATTCTGCTTTTCGGGAAGCCAGTTACGGACACTCCACCTTAGAGATAAGAAACAGAACACATGCACTTTACCATTGGAATCGGAATGATGATGGCAAAAGAGTGCCGACAGATTCATTTGTGCTACACAATCAGTACTG GGGAGACAATCATCGGAGAAGAAAGCTGAAGAAGAACTATCTCCATTCGATCATATCCAAAATGGCACACAGTCAGTGA
- the LOC140892007 gene encoding protein PLANT CADMIUM RESISTANCE 2-like, which translates to MPSYQFFQLRHPPQQLRSHDFPANGDGPPIPATGVLYIQPTPVGIDSKRHQESKWNTGLFGCHGDMKICCKTFFCPCITASEIVEIITEGTTSTREALVILGLFSMTYCMWAYTCFNRTIIRTRFNIKGSPCNDCLAHGFCLPCALCQEYRELDHRGFDPSLGWFENVERQKNAVAIYQITPPEPASMTRS; encoded by the exons ATGCCTTCTTACCAATTTTTCCAACTCCGGCATCCTCCACAGCAGTTACGCTCTCATGATTTTCCGGCGAATGGCGATGGCCCGCCAATCCCGGCCACGGGTGTCCTCTATATACAACCGACTCCGGTGGGAATTGATTCAAAACGACACCAAGAATCGAAATGGAATACCGGTCTCTTCGGATGTCATGGAGACATGAAAATTT GTTGCAAAACGTTCTTCTGTCCATGCATCACTGCTTCTGAGATCGTGGAGATCATAACCGAGGGAACTACGT CTACAAGGGAAGCACTGGTGATTCTTGGATTGTTCTCGATGACATACTGTATGTGGGCATACACTTGCTTCAATCGTACCATAATCAGAACAAGATTCAACATTAAGGGGAGCCCTTGTAACGATTGTCTTGCTCATGGATTCTGCTTGCCTTGCGCCCTGTGTCAAGAGTATCGAGAGCTGGATCATCGGGGATTCGATCCTAGTCTTG GATGGTTTGAAAATGTTgagagacaaaagaatgcggtCGCCATTTATCAGATCACACCACCAGAGCCTGCATCAATGACAAGATCATAG
- the LOC140892008 gene encoding uncharacterized protein, producing MSKGGVSQLLRLVATVAAAVLGGSFAIGFVTSSVSEQTTLQRKKKYGRPCGSCKGVGFYTCKLCKTNGTIKWSPLYDPLVINPCVCPTCDGFKVQRCLNCLGGGIQG from the exons ATGTCCAAGGGTGGTGTTTCTCAACTATTGCGCTTGGTTGCTACTGTTGCGGCTGCGGTTCTTGGTGGATCTTTTGCTATTGGTTTTGTAACCTCTTCAGTTTCCGAACAAACTACGTTGCAAAGAAAG AAGAAATATGGAAGGCCTTGTGGGAGTTGTAAAGGAGTGGGATTTTACACTTGCAAGCTCTGCAAAACAAATGGCACCATAAAATGGTCCCCTCTCTATGATCCTTTGGTTATAAATCCGTGTGTTTGCCCAACTTGTGATGGATTCAA GGTTCAGCGTTGTCTCAACTGCTTGGGAGGCGGCATCCAAGGCTAG